In the Flavobacteriales bacterium genome, ATCTTGAACTTGTAGGTAAGGTTCACGCCTAGATTCCAAGCGGATTCTTGCACCAACGGTGACTCGATGATCCATTCGCGGTTACTCGCTAGGAGGCCGAGATTATCGGTCACGGGATTGGCCGTACGGTATCCTCTACCCACGGCCATCTTGGCCGATAGGGATTCGCTCAGACTATATCTCAGATGGAATCGCGGACTCAGCATGGTGCCGAAGAGATTGTGCTCATCAGCACGCATTCCGAGGATGGTGGAGAGCCGTTCATTCGGATTCCAAGTGAACTCCGCATAGGCCCCGATCACCGTCTCGGTGCGGTCCATGTCGATGGTATCCAGATGCTGCTCATAGCGTTCATGGAGAAGAGTGGTACCTACCGTGAGCGCACGGCTTTTACAGCCGAGATTGGTGGCATACAAAAGATTCCCTCTGAAGGTCTCTTGGCTCCCAATGAATTGTTGAAGCCCGGCCTCCAGATCCATGTCGTACTTCAGATAGGAGAACTGTGAACCGAAGGAGGATCCCCAGAAATCATCGAATACGTATCCGGTCTTGGCCGTGGCTTCCAATCTCTCAGCATCCAAATGCATGCGCCAGAGCTCTCCGTTCTCATCAATAGCACTGATCTGTCCGGATTGCTGATGCTGCTCCAGATAATCCAATGAATATTGACCTTCCCAGTGGTCATCCGATTGGAATCTCCATTGGTTCCTCAAAACGAAATCCTGCTTTTGGGGATTATCGTAGAAGCCATCGTCATTCCTATCGGTGACTGTCTGATTCAATTCGGCATGCCCCATGGCGATGGTGCTCCATGTATCGGAGACTTTCCATCGACCGAGACCATTGAACTCCAATCGACCACCCTGGTTACCATAGAGGTTGAAATGGGCCTTCTCCTCCATATAGGCATCTTTCAGAGCTACATTTATCTCTCCGGTCATGCTTTCAAAGCCACTGGTTACGCTTCCGGCTCCTTTGGATATATGGATGTCTTCGATCCAATCGCCCGGGATGTATCCTAGGCCGTAGATTGTACTCAAGCCTCTGACATTGGGGATGTTGTCCCTCAGTATCTGACTGTATCTTCCACTGAGACCGAGCATTTTGATCTGACGTGTTCCGGTGATAGCATCGGTGAATGAAGCATCTACACTGGCATTGGTCTCAAAACTCTCGCTGAGATTGCAGCAAGCGGCTTTTCGTAGTTCCTCGCCATCCATGCGTTGTACATTGAGCGGGTCCAGTAGGGAGAGAGAAGTGGTCTTCTCTCGGCTGACGACATCCACTGCATCCAGGGCCACTCCGGTGGTCAATGCAATCTGCATATCGTCCTGCCCTTCATACTTCACCGTATCCGTAAGATAACCGGTAAAGCTGACCACCAAAAGGTCACTGTTCGACACACGCTCCAATTCAAATCTCCCTTGACTATCAGTAGCTGTGCCTGTGGACGTACCTGCCCATAGGATATTGGCCCCCGGTAGAGGGATCTGTTTCTCTTCTTCT is a window encoding:
- a CDS encoding TonB-dependent receptor, yielding EEEKQIPLPGANILWAGTSTGTATDSQGRFELERVSNSDLLVVSFTGYLTDTVKYEGQDDMQIALTTGVALDAVDVVSREKTTSLSLLDPLNVQRMDGEELRKAACCNLSESFETNASVDASFTDAITGTRQIKMLGLSGRYSQILRDNIPNVRGLSTIYGLGYIPGDWIEDIHISKGAGSVTSGFESMTGEINVALKDAYMEEKAHFNLYGNQGGRLEFNGLGRWKVSDTWSTIAMGHAELNQTVTDRNDDGFYDNPQKQDFVLRNQWRFQSDDHWEGQYSLDYLEQHQQSGQISAIDENGELWRMHLDAERLEATAKTGYVFDDFWGSSFGSQFSYLKYDMDLEAGLQQFIGSQETFRGNLLYATNLGCKSRALTVGTTLLHERYEQHLDTIDMDRTETVIGAYAEFTWNPNERLSTILGMRADEHNLFGTMLSPRFHLRYSLSESLSAKMAVGRGYRTANPVTDNLGLLASNREWIIESPLVQESAWNLGVNLTYKFKIDYREASLAADAYSTRFDEALVVDQETPGLVQIYALDGERFSNSAQVEFSWEMMRRTDIRLAYRYTDAQTDFEQGRLLQPFTPEHRGFFNLGFETKETDKGAQWKMDGTLQYIGEQRLPRLEPATQNPIEPYYHSPDFLQLHGQITRVFRKGLEAYLGVENLGDYRQGNPIQSSDDPFSDTFDGSQIWGPVFGRMTYLGLRWTLY